One part of the Primulina eburnea isolate SZY01 unplaced genomic scaffold, ASM2296580v1 ctg328_ERROPOS900000+, whole genome shotgun sequence genome encodes these proteins:
- the LOC140820947 gene encoding probable protein phosphatase 2C 55 isoform X3, translating to MRSGSFAAAQANFHTANQRKNISVVEAFSRTISIPSVSGPSFQVCGYHIECLLAESNQVLGNNSQKELMPVCGYRSGLAGCSISNLNSRPAQPGVAAYHSFSSYYRRSFYISRKVSMSLGNKDQPNNFFLYGYFTYNAVKRKGNDHTFLGFGFEGFHLSSPACSSAGTSHDVSFENSAREEQHLSFADSSELSIPTGRTLRLKSGSCYLPHPDKEETGGEDAHFICTDQPAIGVADGVGGWADLGVNAGYYARELMSNSVNAVQDEPRGSIDPARVLEKAHASTKAKGSSTACIIALTDQVSEGLHAINLGDSGFMVVRDGCTVFRSPVQQHDFNFTYQLESGDAGDLPSSGQVFTVPVAPGDVIIAGTDGLFDNLYNNDIAEVVVHAVRAGLAPQVTAQKIAALARQRALDKDRQTPFSAAAQEAGFRYYGGKLDDITVVVSYITSDQNEECLLTNDSK from the exons ATGCGTTCTGGCAGTTTTGCTGCCGCTCAGGCAAATTTTCATACAGCCAATCAAAGAAAGAATATTTCAGTTGTTGAAGCTTTTTCTCGCACGATTTCTATACCGTCTGTATCAGGTCCTTCATTTCAAGTTTGTGGATATCACATCGAGTGTCTGCTAGCAGAGTCTAATCAAGTTTTGGGCAATAACTCTCAAAAGGAACTCATGCCTGTCTGTGGATATAGGTCAGGTCTTGCTGGCTGCTCTATCAGTAATTTGAATTCTAGGCCTGCTCAACCTGGTGTCGCTGCGTACCATTCTTTCAGTTCATACTACAGAAGAAGCTTTTACATTAGTAGAAAGGTGAGCATGAGTTTGGGAAATAAAGACCAGCCGAACAACTTCTTTCTCTATGGGTATTTCACATACAATGCTGTGAAGCGAAAGGGAAATGACCATACATTCCTGGGATTTGGTTTTGAGGGTTTCCATCTGTCATCACCTGCTTGTTCCTCGGCTGGTACTTCTCATGATGTGTCCTTTGAAAATTCTGCTCGGGAGGAACAACATTTAAGTTTTGCAGATTCATCAGAGCT GAGCATCCCAACGGGCAGGACACTGAGGCTAAAATCTGGGTCATGCTACCTGCCTCATCCTGACAAAGAAGAAACCGGTGGAGAGGATGCTCATTTCATTTGTACTGATCAACCAGCAATCGGTGTAGCTGATGGCGTTGGTGGATGGGCTGATCTTGGTGTCAATGCAGGGTATTATGCTCGTGAGTTAATGTCTAATTCGGTTAATGCAGTGCAAGATGAACCAAGAGGTTCCATTGACCCAGCCAGAGTTCTAGAGAAAGCCCATGCCAGCACAAAAGCGAAAGGGTCTTCCACTGCTTGTATCATTGCTCTCACAGATCAGGTATCTGAA GGTCTCCATGCCATTAATTTGGGGGATAGTGGGTTTATGGTTGTTAGAGACGGATGTACAGTTTTTAGATCCCCTGTTCAGCAGCATGATTTCAATTTTACTTATCAGCTGGAGAGTGGTGACGCTGGAGATTTGCCTAGCTCTGGACAG GTATTTACCGTCCCCGTTGCTCCCGGCGATGTCATAATTGCTGGGACTGATGGTCTTTTTGACAACTTGTACAACAATGACATTGCTGAAGTTGTGGTCCATGCTGTGAGAGCTGGTTTAGCACCTCAAGTGACTGCACAGAAAATAGCAGCGTTGGCGCGGCAACGGGCACTTGATAAAGACCGGCAGACTCCTTTCTCTGCTGCAGCCCAAGAAGCTGGATTCCGGTATTATGGTGGGAAGCTTGACGATATCACCGTAGTTGTTTCTTATATCACCAGTGACCAAAAT GAGGAATGCCTTCTAACGAACGACTCTAAATAG
- the LOC140820947 gene encoding probable protein phosphatase 2C 55 isoform X1, with protein sequence MPSNCFSGLSHVIRKGIWGTRSGKEYGIQGQVNVLIDQGKKLTGQSNSLSSGKFTVLHVFMRSGSFAAAQANFHTANQRKNISVVEAFSRTISIPSVSGPSFQVCGYHIECLLAESNQVLGNNSQKELMPVCGYRSGLAGCSISNLNSRPAQPGVAAYHSFSSYYRRSFYISRKVSMSLGNKDQPNNFFLYGYFTYNAVKRKGNDHTFLGFGFEGFHLSSPACSSAGTSHDVSFENSAREEQHLSFADSSELSIPTGRTLRLKSGSCYLPHPDKEETGGEDAHFICTDQPAIGVADGVGGWADLGVNAGYYARELMSNSVNAVQDEPRGSIDPARVLEKAHASTKAKGSSTACIIALTDQVSEGLHAINLGDSGFMVVRDGCTVFRSPVQQHDFNFTYQLESGDAGDLPSSGQVFTVPVAPGDVIIAGTDGLFDNLYNNDIAEVVVHAVRAGLAPQVTAQKIAALARQRALDKDRQTPFSAAAQEAGFRYYGGKLDDITVVVSYITSDQNEECLLTNDSK encoded by the exons ATGCCATCTAATTGTTTCTCTGGCCTTTCGCACGTAATCCGAAAAGGAATCTGGGGAACAAGATCTGGAAAAGAATATGGAATACAAGGTCAGGTAAATGTTTTGATTGACCAAGGGAAGAAGCTTACTGGCCAATCAAATTCTTTATCCTCTGGGAAATTCACCGTTCTTCACGTGTTTATGCGTTCTGGCAGTTTTGCTGCCGCTCAGGCAAATTTTCATACAGCCAATCAAAGAAAGAATATTTCAGTTGTTGAAGCTTTTTCTCGCACGATTTCTATACCGTCTGTATCAGGTCCTTCATTTCAAGTTTGTGGATATCACATCGAGTGTCTGCTAGCAGAGTCTAATCAAGTTTTGGGCAATAACTCTCAAAAGGAACTCATGCCTGTCTGTGGATATAGGTCAGGTCTTGCTGGCTGCTCTATCAGTAATTTGAATTCTAGGCCTGCTCAACCTGGTGTCGCTGCGTACCATTCTTTCAGTTCATACTACAGAAGAAGCTTTTACATTAGTAGAAAGGTGAGCATGAGTTTGGGAAATAAAGACCAGCCGAACAACTTCTTTCTCTATGGGTATTTCACATACAATGCTGTGAAGCGAAAGGGAAATGACCATACATTCCTGGGATTTGGTTTTGAGGGTTTCCATCTGTCATCACCTGCTTGTTCCTCGGCTGGTACTTCTCATGATGTGTCCTTTGAAAATTCTGCTCGGGAGGAACAACATTTAAGTTTTGCAGATTCATCAGAGCT GAGCATCCCAACGGGCAGGACACTGAGGCTAAAATCTGGGTCATGCTACCTGCCTCATCCTGACAAAGAAGAAACCGGTGGAGAGGATGCTCATTTCATTTGTACTGATCAACCAGCAATCGGTGTAGCTGATGGCGTTGGTGGATGGGCTGATCTTGGTGTCAATGCAGGGTATTATGCTCGTGAGTTAATGTCTAATTCGGTTAATGCAGTGCAAGATGAACCAAGAGGTTCCATTGACCCAGCCAGAGTTCTAGAGAAAGCCCATGCCAGCACAAAAGCGAAAGGGTCTTCCACTGCTTGTATCATTGCTCTCACAGATCAGGTATCTGAA GGTCTCCATGCCATTAATTTGGGGGATAGTGGGTTTATGGTTGTTAGAGACGGATGTACAGTTTTTAGATCCCCTGTTCAGCAGCATGATTTCAATTTTACTTATCAGCTGGAGAGTGGTGACGCTGGAGATTTGCCTAGCTCTGGACAG GTATTTACCGTCCCCGTTGCTCCCGGCGATGTCATAATTGCTGGGACTGATGGTCTTTTTGACAACTTGTACAACAATGACATTGCTGAAGTTGTGGTCCATGCTGTGAGAGCTGGTTTAGCACCTCAAGTGACTGCACAGAAAATAGCAGCGTTGGCGCGGCAACGGGCACTTGATAAAGACCGGCAGACTCCTTTCTCTGCTGCAGCCCAAGAAGCTGGATTCCGGTATTATGGTGGGAAGCTTGACGATATCACCGTAGTTGTTTCTTATATCACCAGTGACCAAAAT GAGGAATGCCTTCTAACGAACGACTCTAAATAG
- the LOC140820948 gene encoding uncharacterized protein encodes MYQLRSDADAAFMGSLGWSTLLRWTCSSVTEGMMHVGELAERANATRSDACQELREGQALREQLQATIVEIKVSHAKEDFEVSSSIFGVPNPMQRALETEAGVSAADRGPS; translated from the exons ATGTATCAGCTTCGTTCCGACGCAGATGCAGCGTTCATGGGTTCACTGGGGTGGTCTACACTCCTTCGCTGGACATGCAGCAGTGTCACTGAG GGCATGATGCACGTCGGGGAATTGGCTGAGCGCGCTAACGCCACTCGATCTGACGCCTGTCAAGAATTACGCGAGGGCCAGGCTCTCCGCGAACAGCTTCAGGCTACTATTGTCGAGATTAAAGTGTCGCATGCTAAGGAAGATTTCGAAGTCTCAAGCTCAATTTTCGGAGTCCCAAATCCAATGCAGCGAGCTCTCGAAACAGAAGCAGGAGTCTCAGCGGCTGACAGAGGACCAAGCTAA
- the LOC140820952 gene encoding uncharacterized protein, translating to MKTEQPIHETRVEQTCPNENVGNLTLEQLGQFITRTVDEALKRNQESIFVEEQAVRQEREENVEVHQSRVEETQPPQSGEISETREMWKEIRRLREQQEAETLREFVQRFNSAALEIPAATPDIMISAFTQGLRGGEYFKSLVKKPPSSYDDLLARAEKYINLEDAQRYRRMENRPGGSRVEGAERGGKKRGASEREEDRTRSRGQFSSHVPLNRSRDKVMEVRESGERDEKSQRVENSARPPPRGRPEVSLSRSELRSRPSSRRGGGPPWIHQRIEEPRREGRGQDVPREPAEPRRGTNKDNHPTRGMIHMISGGATDGDSGRARKAHGRRLENFEISWGADLPQDPVISFGPDDLRGIVAPHNDALVVTATVANYNVTRIFIDNGSSVNILFKSTLDQMKVEGFEFEPISTLYGFAGWHRRLVRSSFLYLWDMSLGG from the exons ATGAAAACTGAACAGCCCATTCACGAGACGAGGGTTGAGCAAACCTGTCCCAATGAGaatgtggggaacttgaccctGGAACAGCTGGGCCAATTTATCACCCGAACTGTGGATGAGGCCCTGAAAAGAAATCAAGAATCTATCTTTGTAGAGGAACAAGCCGTCCGGCAGGAGCGTGAGGAAAATGTCGAAGTCCACCAGAGCAGGGTTGAAGAGACGCAACCCCCTCAAAGTGGAGAGATTAGTGAGACGAGGGAGATGTGGAAGGAGATACGGAGATTGAGGGAGCAG CAAGAGGCTGAAACTTTACGGGAGTTTGTCCAACGCTTCAACAGCGCAGCATTGGAAATACCAGCGGCTACTCCCgacatcatgataagtgccttCACCCAAGGGTTGAGGGGGGGAGAATACTTCAAATCGCTGGTCAAGAAACCTCCGTCGAGCTATGATGACTTGTTAGCTCGGGCGGAAAAATATATAAACTTGGAAGATGCCCAACGGTATAGAAGGATGGAAAACCGACCCGGAGGGAGTAGGGTGGAGGGAGCCGAGAGAGGCGGTAAGAAGAGAGGTGCAAGTGAGAGGGAGGAGGACAGAACTAGAAGTAGAGGACAATTCTCATCACATGTTCCTCTGAATAGGAGTCGGGATAAGGTGATGGAGGTGAGGGAGTCGGGGGAGAGGGATGAGAAGTCGCAGAGGGTTGAGAACAGTGCTCGACCTCCGCCGCGGGGTAGACCAGAAGTATCCTTGTCCAGGAGTGAACTAAGATCTCGTCCATCTTCTAGGCGGGGTGGAGGCCCTCCGTGGATACATCAGAGGATCGAGGAGCCGAGGAGAGAAGGTCGAGGTCAGGATGTCCCTCGGGAGCCTGCTGAACCAAGGAGGGGAACGAATAAGGATAACCACCCTacgagaggaatgattcatatgatctctGGGGGTGCTACTGATGGGGATTCCGGGCGAGCGCGAAAGGCGCATGGCAGGAGGTTggagaattttgaaatatccTGGGGTGCGGACTTACCCCAGGATCCTGTCATCAGTTTTGGACCAGATGACCTCCGAGGCATTGTGGCTCCTcataacgatgccttggtggtAACGGCCACCGTTGCCAATTATAATGTGACACGAATCtttattgataatggaagctcTGTTAATATCCTCTTCAAGAGCACTCTGGATCAGATGAAGGTGGAGGGATTTGAGTTCGAGCCAATCTCTACTCTATATGGATTTGCAGGATGGCACCGCCGCTTGGTCAGATCGTCCTTCCTCTATCTTTGGGACATGAGTCTCGGCGGGTAA
- the LOC140820947 gene encoding probable protein phosphatase 2C 55 isoform X2 — translation MPSNCFSGLSHVIRKGIWGTRSGKEYGIQGQVNVLIDQGKKLTGQSNSLSSGKFTVLHVFMRSGSFAAAQANFHTANQRKNISVVEAFSRTISIPSVSGPSFQVCGYHIECLLAESNQVLGNNSQKELMPVCGYRSGLAGCSISNLNSRPAQPGVAAYHSFSSYYRRSFYISRKVSMSLGNKDQPNNFFLYGYFTYNAVKRKGNDHTFLGFGFEGFHLSSPACSSAGTSHDVSFENSAREEQHLSFADSSELSIPTGRTLRLKSGSCYLPHPDKEETGGEDAHFICTDQPAIGVADGVGGWADLGVNAGYYARELMSNSVNAVQDEPRGSIDPARVLEKAHASTKAKGSSTACIIALTDQGLHAINLGDSGFMVVRDGCTVFRSPVQQHDFNFTYQLESGDAGDLPSSGQVFTVPVAPGDVIIAGTDGLFDNLYNNDIAEVVVHAVRAGLAPQVTAQKIAALARQRALDKDRQTPFSAAAQEAGFRYYGGKLDDITVVVSYITSDQNEECLLTNDSK, via the exons ATGCCATCTAATTGTTTCTCTGGCCTTTCGCACGTAATCCGAAAAGGAATCTGGGGAACAAGATCTGGAAAAGAATATGGAATACAAGGTCAGGTAAATGTTTTGATTGACCAAGGGAAGAAGCTTACTGGCCAATCAAATTCTTTATCCTCTGGGAAATTCACCGTTCTTCACGTGTTTATGCGTTCTGGCAGTTTTGCTGCCGCTCAGGCAAATTTTCATACAGCCAATCAAAGAAAGAATATTTCAGTTGTTGAAGCTTTTTCTCGCACGATTTCTATACCGTCTGTATCAGGTCCTTCATTTCAAGTTTGTGGATATCACATCGAGTGTCTGCTAGCAGAGTCTAATCAAGTTTTGGGCAATAACTCTCAAAAGGAACTCATGCCTGTCTGTGGATATAGGTCAGGTCTTGCTGGCTGCTCTATCAGTAATTTGAATTCTAGGCCTGCTCAACCTGGTGTCGCTGCGTACCATTCTTTCAGTTCATACTACAGAAGAAGCTTTTACATTAGTAGAAAGGTGAGCATGAGTTTGGGAAATAAAGACCAGCCGAACAACTTCTTTCTCTATGGGTATTTCACATACAATGCTGTGAAGCGAAAGGGAAATGACCATACATTCCTGGGATTTGGTTTTGAGGGTTTCCATCTGTCATCACCTGCTTGTTCCTCGGCTGGTACTTCTCATGATGTGTCCTTTGAAAATTCTGCTCGGGAGGAACAACATTTAAGTTTTGCAGATTCATCAGAGCT GAGCATCCCAACGGGCAGGACACTGAGGCTAAAATCTGGGTCATGCTACCTGCCTCATCCTGACAAAGAAGAAACCGGTGGAGAGGATGCTCATTTCATTTGTACTGATCAACCAGCAATCGGTGTAGCTGATGGCGTTGGTGGATGGGCTGATCTTGGTGTCAATGCAGGGTATTATGCTCGTGAGTTAATGTCTAATTCGGTTAATGCAGTGCAAGATGAACCAAGAGGTTCCATTGACCCAGCCAGAGTTCTAGAGAAAGCCCATGCCAGCACAAAAGCGAAAGGGTCTTCCACTGCTTGTATCATTGCTCTCACAGATCAG GGTCTCCATGCCATTAATTTGGGGGATAGTGGGTTTATGGTTGTTAGAGACGGATGTACAGTTTTTAGATCCCCTGTTCAGCAGCATGATTTCAATTTTACTTATCAGCTGGAGAGTGGTGACGCTGGAGATTTGCCTAGCTCTGGACAG GTATTTACCGTCCCCGTTGCTCCCGGCGATGTCATAATTGCTGGGACTGATGGTCTTTTTGACAACTTGTACAACAATGACATTGCTGAAGTTGTGGTCCATGCTGTGAGAGCTGGTTTAGCACCTCAAGTGACTGCACAGAAAATAGCAGCGTTGGCGCGGCAACGGGCACTTGATAAAGACCGGCAGACTCCTTTCTCTGCTGCAGCCCAAGAAGCTGGATTCCGGTATTATGGTGGGAAGCTTGACGATATCACCGTAGTTGTTTCTTATATCACCAGTGACCAAAAT GAGGAATGCCTTCTAACGAACGACTCTAAATAG